One genomic window of Nitrospirota bacterium includes the following:
- a CDS encoding ferredoxin oxidoreductase gives MSESLDTEVKTNPQGDPITSVAAAPKTEVKKDPHAEAKKQRVVTPEYMFFDAPRTKEFITGSEAAKEAIRRSNVDMAIAYPITPQSETMQLVGVLYGEGYVKEYYRGEEEVGVMAAIAGGSRAGVRCFTATAGPGTLRGLEGIASWPGHRLPAVAMFTCRVVNAPLAIQPDNIEIAYLLNCGMIVFHAENQQDMFDFIMKGFIISEMNDVTLPVGVCCDGFFVTHARGYVRMQDKSMKLPPREAWRGAVPVLDAENPPARLSRDAPVQKSNFMAYNIHAVWQQEVWAAVERSRKYITKYMGGLCTAENVDKADAVIIASGSAAAQSREAVRLCAEKGIKVGLIKIRSLRPFPTQELRDLCKDVKLIVVPEFNYVGWLAKDVATAIYGHSKAKIIAGPHVYGGQSMPVELIVDEVESGLTGKKSTNVPLSAIMGTDVDQASVSHFMQNI, from the coding sequence ATGAGCGAATCCCTGGACACCGAAGTCAAAACCAATCCGCAGGGCGATCCGATCACCAGCGTCGCGGCGGCTCCGAAGACCGAGGTCAAGAAGGACCCGCACGCGGAGGCCAAGAAACAGCGCGTGGTCACGCCCGAATACATGTTCTTCGATGCGCCGCGGACCAAGGAGTTTATCACGGGGAGCGAAGCGGCCAAGGAAGCCATTCGCCGGTCGAACGTGGATATGGCGATCGCCTATCCGATCACGCCGCAGAGCGAAACCATGCAACTGGTCGGCGTGCTGTACGGCGAAGGCTACGTCAAGGAATATTACCGGGGCGAGGAAGAAGTCGGCGTCATGGCGGCGATCGCAGGCGGGTCCCGGGCCGGCGTGCGCTGCTTCACCGCCACGGCGGGGCCGGGGACGCTGCGCGGCCTCGAAGGGATCGCCTCCTGGCCCGGCCATCGGCTGCCGGCGGTGGCGATGTTCACCTGCCGGGTGGTCAATGCGCCGCTGGCCATCCAGCCGGACAACATCGAGATTGCATATCTACTGAACTGCGGGATGATCGTCTTCCACGCCGAAAACCAGCAGGACATGTTCGACTTCATCATGAAGGGGTTCATCATCAGCGAGATGAACGATGTGACCCTGCCGGTCGGCGTCTGCTGCGACGGCTTTTTCGTCACCCACGCCCGCGGGTACGTGCGCATGCAGGACAAGAGCATGAAGCTGCCGCCCCGTGAAGCGTGGCGCGGCGCGGTGCCGGTGCTAGACGCGGAAAATCCTCCCGCCCGGTTGTCGCGTGACGCCCCGGTGCAGAAGTCGAACTTCATGGCCTACAACATCCACGCGGTCTGGCAGCAGGAAGTGTGGGCGGCGGTCGAGCGGTCCAGGAAATACATCACCAAGTATATGGGCGGACTGTGCACGGCGGAGAACGTGGACAAGGCGGATGCGGTGATCATCGCCTCCGGCAGCGCGGCCGCGCAATCCCGAGAAGCGGTCCGTCTCTGCGCCGAGAAGGGCATCAAGGTCGGATTGATCAAGATCCGGTCGCTGCGCCCGTTCCCCACGCAGGAACTGCGCGATCTCTGCAAGGATGTGAAGCTGATCGTGGTGCCCGAATTCAATTACGTCGGCTGGTTGGCCAAGGACGTGGCGACGGCGATCTACGGCCATTCCAAGGCGAAAATTATCGCCGGGCCGCACGTCTACGGCGGGCAGTCCATGCCAGTGGAATTGATCGTGGATGAAGTGGAGTCCGGCCTGACCGGCAAGAAGTCAACCAACGTGCCGCTGTCGGCCATTATGGGCACGGACGTGGATCAGGCGAGCGTATCCCACTTCATGCAGAATATCTGA
- a CDS encoding 2-oxoglutarate:ferredoxin oxidoreductase, giving the protein MKTTEQKPERIIVPGPAGFHPPSAAQLGVMLPDPGQGLMYGLLEPNEDLVIEEMARKMLTSPNATLFPGPMVLWAWNDHAVEKAKAVLEIAAQIPDVLIIPMPDYRPKYPKIDHEEVINPNHPNLTIWGNKIEACIFIGVHCHYANLTLKMIRAGTNCCTGAVCAEQGHEDAMLTIRDSDTAKLKKVAQIFKRVREEMGLKLPANGENVRFTGTQSKVHGGKTHTNPLAFMPTPGGTAGATAFGHNPEQMKREG; this is encoded by the coding sequence GTGAAGACGACGGAACAGAAGCCAGAACGCATTATTGTCCCCGGCCCGGCCGGGTTCCATCCTCCCTCGGCCGCGCAGTTGGGCGTGATGTTGCCCGATCCCGGCCAGGGGCTCATGTACGGGCTGCTGGAGCCCAATGAGGACCTGGTGATCGAGGAGATGGCGCGGAAGATGCTGACGAGCCCGAACGCCACGCTTTTTCCCGGCCCGATGGTGCTCTGGGCCTGGAACGATCACGCGGTGGAGAAGGCCAAGGCGGTGCTGGAGATTGCGGCGCAGATCCCGGACGTGTTGATCATCCCCATGCCGGACTACCGGCCCAAGTATCCGAAGATCGACCATGAGGAAGTGATCAATCCGAACCATCCGAATCTGACGATCTGGGGCAACAAGATCGAAGCCTGCATCTTCATCGGCGTCCATTGTCACTATGCCAACCTGACCTTGAAAATGATCCGGGCCGGCACGAACTGCTGCACGGGCGCGGTCTGCGCGGAGCAGGGGCACGAGGACGCCATGCTCACGATCCGCGATTCGGACACGGCCAAGCTCAAGAAGGTCGCCCAGATTTTCAAGCGGGTGCGCGAGGAGATGGGCCTCAAGCTGCCGGCGAACGGCGAGAACGTCCGCTTCACCGGCACCCAGTCGAAGGTGCATGGGGGTAAGACCCACACGAATCCGCTGGCCTTCATGCCCACGCCGGGCGGCACGGCAGGCGCCACAGCCTTTGGTCACAACCCGGAACAGATGAAGCGCGAAGGGTAA
- a CDS encoding ferredoxin oxidoreductase, with the protein MAKRFNIRMAGVGGQGVVTGSHILSTAVINAGGESTIVPFYGSEKRMAPVESYVRVSDEPIYEIGEITFPHIIIIFHPQVITHGKSYTMPFYFGLKEDGVALINNDGPMKLHKDQARELEERRAKLYYLPATKISLEVAGMDLATNMALMGAIGCITGLTTIAALEQAVKDRFLGKGFVVSGGTAALDSVVERKFKKKQELIDKNVAVIKAGWDFAAAHGWDEISKAAKKAEAAAAARV; encoded by the coding sequence ATGGCGAAACGCTTCAACATTCGGATGGCCGGCGTCGGGGGCCAGGGGGTCGTCACCGGCTCGCACATCCTGAGCACGGCGGTCATCAACGCGGGCGGGGAAAGCACGATCGTCCCGTTCTACGGCTCTGAAAAGCGGATGGCGCCGGTGGAGAGCTACGTGCGGGTGTCCGATGAGCCGATCTACGAGATCGGGGAGATCACGTTCCCGCACATCATCATCATTTTCCACCCGCAGGTCATCACGCACGGCAAGTCCTACACGATGCCCTTCTACTTCGGGCTGAAAGAGGACGGGGTCGCGTTGATCAACAACGACGGGCCGATGAAGCTGCACAAGGATCAGGCCCGCGAGTTGGAGGAGCGCCGCGCGAAACTCTACTATCTGCCCGCGACGAAGATCTCGCTGGAGGTGGCCGGGATGGACTTGGCGACCAATATGGCGCTGATGGGTGCGATCGGCTGCATCACCGGCCTGACCACCATCGCCGCGTTGGAGCAGGCGGTGAAGGACCGGTTCCTCGGCAAGGGGTTTGTCGTGTCGGGCGGCACCGCGGCCCTGGACAGCGTGGTCGAGCGGAAGTTCAAGAAGAAGCAGGAACTGATCGATAAGAACGTGGCGGTGATCAAGGCCGGCTGGGATTTTGCGGCTGCGCACGGTTGGGACGAAATCAGCAAGGCCGCCAAGAAGGCGGAAGCGGCCGCCGCGGCGAGAGTCTGA
- a CDS encoding ferredoxin oxidoreductase has translation MSLDYVKFSPGFDKFMPKEYKDMVEHGPFGKKTTVSQMGSFKEILEEHPMCAGCAMTLFIRLAMISFPNPEDTITVGTAGCGRLAISQAAIPFVYGNYGDQNGVASGLSRGLRLRFGDKPKDVVVMAGDGGTADIGFQQVVHSWFRHERFTTIMLDNEVYGNTGGQESGMTNKGAVLKMAPLGKKFEKMDMVSLAKLAGCAYVATVVPNNPRRVEAVIKKAVLIAREVGSSYIQAYTSCNIEYAIPTDKVMEDAKNVEGDRYQFTEYVTDEAKQFLADRYGYKEFLPKPAPAVTKA, from the coding sequence ATGAGTCTCGATTATGTGAAGTTCTCGCCGGGCTTCGACAAGTTCATGCCCAAGGAATACAAGGACATGGTTGAGCACGGTCCCTTCGGCAAGAAGACGACCGTATCGCAGATGGGGAGCTTCAAGGAAATTCTGGAGGAGCATCCCATGTGCGCCGGCTGCGCCATGACGCTCTTCATCCGTCTGGCTATGATCTCCTTCCCGAATCCGGAAGATACGATCACGGTCGGCACGGCCGGATGCGGCCGCCTGGCGATCTCGCAGGCCGCCATTCCCTTCGTCTACGGCAACTACGGAGACCAGAACGGCGTGGCGAGCGGACTGTCTCGCGGGCTGCGGTTGCGCTTCGGCGACAAGCCCAAGGATGTGGTCGTGATGGCCGGCGACGGCGGCACGGCCGATATCGGCTTCCAGCAGGTGGTGCATTCCTGGTTTCGTCACGAGCGGTTCACGACGATCATGCTGGACAACGAAGTGTATGGGAACACCGGTGGCCAGGAGAGCGGCATGACCAACAAGGGCGCCGTGCTCAAGATGGCCCCGCTCGGCAAAAAGTTCGAGAAGATGGACATGGTGAGCCTGGCCAAGCTGGCGGGCTGTGCCTATGTCGCCACCGTCGTGCCGAACAATCCGCGGCGGGTCGAAGCGGTGATCAAGAAGGCGGTGCTGATCGCGCGCGAAGTCGGCTCCAGCTACATTCAAGCCTACACCTCCTGCAACATCGAATACGCCATTCCCACGGACAAAGTCATGGAAGACGCCAAGAACGTCGAAGGCGACCGCTACCAGTTCACCGAGTACGTGACCGACGAAGCCAAGCAATTCCTCGCAGATCGCTACGGCTACAAGGAGTTTCTGCCGAAGCCGGCTCCGGCGGTGACCAAGGCCTAA